In Marivirga salinae, a single window of DNA contains:
- the cdd gene encoding cytidine deaminase, which yields MKKDLIQIEYKKYDSIDELSSEYQDLWKSALEARQHSHSPYSNFTVGAAIQLEDGQIITGTNQENASFPAGLCAERTAMYRAGIQAPKQKFKRIAIAASKRDSDQLASAPPCGGCRQVMLEFEKRHQQGFELLFTDSEGKFILIEKPTDLFPFSFVF from the coding sequence GTGAAAAAGGATTTAATTCAAATAGAATATAAAAAATACGACTCCATAGATGAGCTCTCATCTGAATATCAAGATCTATGGAAATCAGCTTTGGAAGCTAGACAACATTCTCATTCTCCTTATTCAAATTTTACTGTTGGGGCAGCAATCCAATTAGAAGATGGACAGATTATAACTGGAACCAATCAGGAAAATGCATCTTTTCCAGCTGGTTTATGTGCTGAAAGAACAGCTATGTATAGAGCAGGAATACAAGCACCTAAACAAAAATTCAAAAGAATAGCAATAGCAGCTAGTAAAAGAGATTCTGATCAATTGGCAAGTGCCCCACCATGTGGAGGATGTAGACAAGTGATGTTAGAATTTGAAAAAAGACATCAGCAAGGTTTTGAATTACTATTTACGGATTCGGAAGGTAAATTTATACTGATTGAAAAGCCTACTGATTTGTTTCCTTTTTCATTTGTGTTTTAA
- a CDS encoding T9SS type A sorting domain-containing protein has protein sequence MKPFIIYLLAFLLLGSSSLLAQQQVRYNYGNIAAKIENGNISLQVSSSTYNTQNLQTGSYKSKQGFLSILSNSNFADSLALVDLYNATNPGDTAWINADGWLSSPLDQWNGVSLGPDGRVVEVWLADNNLTGTLPESLKNLDSLKRFYFWNNPELSGNLFDFLINYPALERVSAHDCNFTGTILPDVFHPGLLEIRVFNNQLTGEIPIEISNSPLMDQFNVSGNLLTGTIPTSIGELKNVIELNLSGNEITGGLPLEIGLMDSLKFLFLENMNLEGEVPIEILNCPSLIEFWFSGNNFSGTLPDMLNMPNFRALQAGGNPNLLVDLPNNIGELTQLEFLSIWNTRANGGEFPEGIYNLTNLYGLDLSDQLFTGVIDERIGNLTNLNSLYLRNNLFVDAFPIEITSAQNLTTFDISYNNFDFLPDISTLPNLQMVNLAFNQLQFESLLPYLGVSDFTYRPQRNIGAPSDIEVAIGASQNISSDFVQVDNANYQWILNGDSLTNANSLSLTINNFTTAKSGQYYLKATHPDLADLILNSAPINLKIAGGKTNWYVDNRPGTIADFRSLNQAAAATKAGDTLYIAGSETQYLGAIFNSPRVLLGPGYFLEENTGNQFNTLDANVGNIYFNALADNSKVYGVAANIIGMNFQSSSATDTLQNVIIRGNKINNLVLSDKHNQIDIIGNFINILEFSSTTATNPRTYDNILINNNIIDSIQTFFDVINVSKNSLNNVTVNNNNIGVVSNSINDLVFNNNIIETQGGNNTYSNTLTYDVALFTNNSGTLSIDNDFIPIDESLAQGAFSGDSPYILSGLPPVPSIYNIEIGPRLSAKLSVKSNNSNNLNRIRYLYRRNNQSSSPFNVRGFNQVSDLEVEFLPNRSVIEPNLTYDLVFQAIDQSGKRSHRTYIPYEAIAANLSGSVVDIDNVNVNEGNVRLFAINPFANKYDTAAVQPLAGSNTFNFENLILGDYIILADPDENQYPNLIPTYLGNTLDWQVADTLFLQENTTGITIEVEKEPEPLTEPGSEISGFIEEEYDEADSSLRVLPRRKVSGAGVSVRTLSGSSRATNSLRLLDEDYEIVAYVKTDENGEFSFPNLPSGDYKIRIEYPGVQVDETSDIDFNLSGEQGEVVSVEALVEDGLIKVTETGRVTANEPNKMIRFSFYPNPAKNVINLKLENAINANELTIYDLKGVVHEKIRLKNGQSKIDVHNLATGTYIIRLQDNDGNYIMSKMIKN, from the coding sequence ATGAAACCATTTATAATTTATCTTTTAGCCTTTTTACTTTTAGGGAGCTCTTCTTTATTAGCTCAGCAACAAGTAAGGTATAATTACGGAAATATTGCTGCCAAAATAGAGAATGGTAATATAAGTTTGCAAGTATCTTCTTCTACTTACAATACTCAAAATCTACAAACTGGTAGCTATAAATCAAAACAAGGCTTCTTATCTATTTTGTCAAATAGCAACTTTGCCGATTCCTTAGCACTTGTTGATTTATATAACGCAACCAATCCTGGGGATACCGCTTGGATTAATGCTGATGGGTGGCTTTCCTCACCGTTGGACCAATGGAATGGAGTTTCTTTGGGCCCTGATGGTCGAGTTGTGGAAGTTTGGTTGGCTGATAATAATCTGACGGGAACACTTCCTGAAAGCTTGAAAAACCTAGACTCTCTTAAAAGGTTTTACTTTTGGAATAACCCTGAGCTTTCGGGTAATTTATTCGATTTCCTTATTAATTATCCTGCTTTAGAGCGAGTATCAGCTCATGATTGTAATTTCACAGGCACAATTTTACCTGATGTTTTCCATCCTGGATTACTGGAAATTAGAGTATTTAATAATCAGTTGACTGGTGAAATTCCAATTGAAATAAGTAACTCACCTTTAATGGATCAATTTAACGTATCCGGGAATCTGTTAACTGGCACCATACCTACATCAATAGGTGAATTAAAAAATGTAATAGAATTAAATTTATCAGGGAATGAAATTACAGGCGGTTTACCTCTGGAAATAGGATTAATGGACAGTCTTAAATTCCTATTTCTAGAAAATATGAACCTAGAAGGTGAAGTACCTATTGAAATTCTAAATTGTCCTTCTTTAATAGAGTTTTGGTTCAGTGGAAATAATTTTTCCGGAACATTACCCGATATGCTGAATATGCCAAACTTTAGAGCATTGCAAGCTGGAGGGAATCCAAATCTCTTGGTAGATTTACCAAATAATATAGGAGAACTTACACAATTGGAGTTTCTTTCCATATGGAATACTAGAGCAAATGGAGGCGAATTTCCAGAGGGGATTTATAATCTAACCAATCTCTATGGGCTTGATTTATCAGACCAATTGTTTACTGGTGTGATAGATGAAAGAATTGGGAATTTGACTAATCTCAATTCACTATATCTACGTAACAATCTTTTTGTAGATGCTTTCCCAATTGAAATAACTTCGGCTCAGAATTTAACCACATTTGACATCAGTTATAATAATTTTGATTTCTTACCAGATATCAGCACATTGCCAAATTTACAAATGGTAAATCTGGCTTTTAATCAATTACAATTCGAAAGCTTATTACCTTATTTAGGGGTAAGTGACTTTACTTATAGGCCCCAACGAAATATTGGGGCTCCCTCAGATATTGAAGTCGCAATTGGAGCCTCTCAAAATATAAGTTCAGATTTTGTTCAAGTTGATAATGCGAATTATCAATGGATTTTAAATGGTGATTCATTGACAAATGCCAATTCACTTTCCTTAACAATCAATAATTTTACAACTGCAAAATCTGGTCAATATTATTTGAAAGCCACCCATCCTGATTTAGCTGATTTAATTTTAAATTCAGCACCAATTAATTTGAAAATTGCTGGCGGTAAAACTAATTGGTATGTGGATAATAGACCCGGAACTATTGCTGATTTCCGTTCATTAAATCAAGCTGCAGCAGCAACAAAAGCTGGTGACACTCTTTATATTGCTGGCTCAGAAACACAATATCTTGGTGCAATATTCAATAGCCCAAGAGTACTTTTGGGGCCTGGCTATTTTCTAGAAGAAAACACAGGCAATCAATTCAATACATTAGATGCAAATGTCGGCAACATTTATTTCAATGCTTTGGCAGATAATAGTAAAGTTTATGGAGTAGCAGCAAATATTATAGGAATGAATTTCCAATCCTCTTCAGCTACTGACACCTTACAGAATGTTATAATAAGAGGTAACAAAATAAATAATCTTGTACTTAGTGATAAGCACAACCAAATAGATATCATTGGAAATTTTATTAATATACTTGAATTTTCATCTACAACTGCAACTAATCCTAGAACCTATGACAACATCCTAATAAATAATAACATAATTGATTCTATTCAAACATTTTTCGATGTTATTAATGTATCCAAAAACAGTCTGAATAATGTAACGGTAAATAATAATAATATTGGTGTTGTTTCAAATTCTATAAATGATCTAGTATTTAACAATAACATTATTGAAACTCAAGGCGGTAACAACACATACTCTAACACCTTAACCTATGATGTAGCATTATTTACTAATAATTCAGGTACTTTGAGTATAGACAATGATTTTATACCAATTGATGAAAGTTTAGCCCAAGGTGCTTTTTCGGGAGATTCTCCATACATACTTAGTGGTTTACCACCCGTACCATCAATCTACAATATCGAAATTGGCCCGAGACTTTCCGCAAAACTTAGTGTAAAATCTAACAATAGTAACAATCTTAACCGAATAAGATATCTGTATAGAAGAAACAACCAATCCTCTTCTCCATTTAATGTTCGTGGTTTCAATCAAGTTAGTGATTTAGAAGTAGAATTTTTACCCAATAGATCTGTAATAGAACCTAATCTTACCTATGATTTAGTTTTTCAAGCAATAGATCAATCTGGCAAAAGAAGTCATAGAACCTACATTCCGTATGAAGCCATAGCCGCTAACCTTTCTGGAAGTGTAGTGGATATTGATAATGTAAATGTAAATGAAGGGAATGTTAGATTGTTTGCTATAAATCCATTTGCCAATAAATATGATACTGCTGCAGTACAGCCATTAGCAGGTAGTAATACATTCAATTTTGAAAATCTAATTTTAGGAGATTATATCATCTTAGCAGACCCTGATGAAAATCAATATCCTAATTTGATTCCAACATACTTAGGAAATACATTGGACTGGCAAGTAGCAGACACTCTATTTTTACAAGAAAACACGACTGGAATAACAATAGAAGTAGAGAAAGAACCCGAGCCATTAACAGAACCTGGCTCTGAAATTTCTGGTTTTATTGAAGAAGAATATGATGAAGCAGATTCTTCCTTAAGAGTTTTACCCAGAAGAAAAGTCAGTGGTGCAGGTGTAAGTGTAAGAACACTTTCCGGATCTTCCAGAGCTACAAATAGCCTAAGGTTATTAGATGAAGATTATGAAATAGTAGCTTATGTTAAGACAGATGAGAACGGAGAATTTTCTTTTCCAAATCTACCATCGGGAGATTATAAAATTAGAATAGAATATCCTGGTGTTCAAGTTGATGAAACTTCAGATATTGACTTTAATTTAAGTGGTGAACAAGGCGAGGTGGTAAGTGTTGAGGCTTTAGTTGAAGACGGTTTAATTAAAGTGACAGAAACTGGAAGAGTGACTGCTAATGAACCAAACAAAATGATCAGATTTAGTTTTTATCCCAATCCAGCAAAAAACGTAATCAATTTGAAATTGGAGAATGCCATCAATGCAAATGAACTAACTATTTATGATTTGAAGGGAGTTGTACATGAAAAAATAAGATTAAAAAATGGTCAGTCTAAAATTGATGTACACAATTTAGCAACAGGTACATATATCATTCGCTTACAAGATAATGATGGCAACTATATCATGTCAAAAATGATTAAGAATTAG
- a CDS encoding tail fiber domain-containing protein has protein sequence MKKVYLTLAFFLIGFILTAQKLPFQGYLEESGVPLNGTRTFDFALPDYGWTETKTDIPIENGIYNVVLGDETPLPSMIFSDTTETPLEITVDGVSIGIATLYKPLVNINSLLTTNGNLEIKGPNDSLNLRIGSFNPYYGSVNIYDSLGAPQGFLAADPLGGRLQLNQRNGSGALTSAIVARTNGSKSYSQYYGLNPSGTGIARLMENYITEREIAGGPVMSGGYLRSGSDWYDNEGTLLAAIGNAREEGGGDPTGKSGFLSLWGTNSFNVELTGKRWENNDLPIFSLFGNNDDGGGWWIRNAAIEVKQGPGTTNFADLILNFTNNGGENNESVLISSNFLGSSAGGLELRDSVGSTTAILEARGNGNSGQLKLRGTTGLDIVAVQNRGGNSGQAVFYGSDNGLKAEIGSFGDNSGFLITYGPNGNKNVQLDRDPGNNDLGQFTLFGTDGISPRVFATTGTDGTNEWGSITLDSPTEQIILNGQTSTITATTITASSDRRLKKNITNLENSLENTLKLRGTSYFWKNENGSKKRQIGVIAQEVEKVYPEFVHTNDEGFKSVNYAQMTAVLIEAIKELNAKVENLEKENDTLTTALNETKELSKKIDKLEKLLLEGQKVASK, from the coding sequence ATGAAAAAGGTTTACCTAACACTCGCTTTCTTTTTAATCGGATTTATTTTAACAGCACAAAAACTTCCCTTTCAAGGATATTTAGAAGAATCAGGAGTACCATTAAACGGTACTAGAACATTTGATTTTGCTTTACCTGATTACGGTTGGACAGAAACAAAAACCGATATCCCCATTGAAAATGGGATATATAATGTTGTTTTGGGAGATGAAACACCTTTACCCAGCATGATTTTTAGTGATACAACAGAAACCCCTCTTGAAATTACTGTGGATGGGGTATCAATTGGTATCGCTACACTATATAAGCCTTTAGTCAATATCAACTCATTGTTGACGACAAATGGAAATCTAGAGATAAAAGGACCTAATGACAGTTTAAATCTTAGAATCGGCTCTTTCAATCCCTATTATGGAAGTGTGAATATTTATGATTCATTGGGTGCACCACAAGGATTTTTAGCTGCGGACCCACTTGGTGGACGTCTGCAACTAAACCAGAGAAATGGCTCAGGAGCGCTCACAAGTGCAATAGTTGCTAGAACCAACGGTAGCAAAAGTTATTCCCAATATTATGGTTTAAATCCATCAGGAACTGGAATTGCCAGACTTATGGAAAATTATATAACAGAAAGAGAAATAGCAGGCGGACCAGTAATGAGTGGTGGATATTTGAGATCTGGTTCAGATTGGTATGATAACGAGGGTACTCTATTAGCAGCAATTGGTAATGCCAGAGAAGAAGGTGGAGGCGATCCTACGGGTAAGTCTGGCTTTCTGTCTTTATGGGGTACTAATAGTTTTAATGTTGAATTAACTGGGAAAAGGTGGGAAAATAATGACTTACCTATCTTTAGTTTATTTGGAAATAATGATGATGGAGGAGGATGGTGGATAAGAAATGCTGCAATTGAAGTGAAACAAGGACCTGGCACTACAAACTTTGCTGACCTGATTTTAAATTTCACCAATAATGGAGGGGAAAATAATGAAAGCGTATTGATTTCTTCAAATTTCCTAGGTTCATCTGCTGGTGGCTTAGAATTAAGGGATAGTGTTGGTTCTACAACTGCAATATTAGAGGCAAGAGGCAATGGAAATTCAGGTCAATTAAAGTTAAGAGGAACTACTGGACTTGACATCGTTGCAGTTCAAAACAGAGGTGGAAATAGTGGACAAGCTGTATTTTATGGTTCTGATAATGGTTTAAAAGCAGAAATTGGTTCCTTTGGCGATAATTCAGGTTTCCTAATTACATACGGTCCAAATGGTAATAAAAATGTTCAATTAGATAGAGATCCTGGAAATAATGATTTAGGTCAGTTCACTTTATTTGGAACAGACGGCATTTCACCAAGAGTATTCGCTACAACAGGCACCGATGGAACTAACGAATGGGGATCCATAACATTAGATAGTCCAACTGAACAAATTATATTGAATGGGCAAACAAGCACAATTACAGCTACTACAATTACTGCATCTTCGGATAGAAGATTGAAAAAAAATATAACCAATTTAGAAAACTCTCTTGAAAACACTTTAAAATTAAGAGGTACTTCGTATTTCTGGAAAAACGAAAATGGTTCTAAAAAGAGACAAATTGGTGTAATCGCCCAAGAAGTGGAAAAAGTTTATCCTGAATTTGTTCATACCAATGATGAAGGATTCAAATCAGTAAACTATGCTCAAATGACAGCTGTTTTAATAGAAGCCATTAAGGAATTAAATGCTAAAGTGGAGAATTTAGAAAAGGAAAATGACACATTAACTACTGCACTTAACGAAACAAAAGAATTGTCAAAGAAAATTGATAAGCTGGAAAAATTATTATTGGAAGGCCAAAAAGTAGCTTCAAAGTAA
- a CDS encoding cell division ATP-binding protein FtsE, translating into MSSFSNEPVIRIENATIFQEDKAILSDISLSIGKGEFVYLIGRTGSGKSSLMKTLYADLDLRLGQMEVAGFKINGIKSKQIAQLRRKISVIFQDFQLLADRTVAENLYFVMKATGWKEKSKMKTRMADVLMRVGLGAVDNKMPHQLSGGEQQRVVIARALINEPVLLIADEPTGNLDPEVSEGIFKLFTDINKSGTAILMGTHDHSFLDTHPSRVLKCQQGKLLDSKKEDFDFKSNY; encoded by the coding sequence ATGTCATCATTTTCCAACGAACCCGTAATCCGTATTGAAAACGCCACTATCTTTCAAGAAGATAAAGCCATCTTAAGTGATATCTCTTTGAGTATTGGTAAAGGTGAATTTGTTTACCTTATTGGTAGAACGGGAAGTGGAAAAAGCTCTTTAATGAAAACGCTATATGCCGATTTGGATCTGCGACTAGGACAAATGGAAGTAGCAGGATTTAAAATTAACGGCATCAAATCAAAACAAATAGCTCAGCTTCGCAGAAAAATAAGTGTGATTTTCCAAGATTTCCAATTACTGGCCGACCGCACCGTTGCAGAAAACCTTTATTTCGTAATGAAAGCCACAGGATGGAAAGAAAAATCTAAAATGAAAACCCGCATGGCTGATGTGCTGATGCGAGTAGGATTAGGCGCAGTTGACAATAAAATGCCTCATCAACTCTCAGGAGGAGAACAACAAAGAGTAGTAATTGCAAGAGCACTAATAAATGAACCTGTACTTTTGATAGCGGATGAGCCCACAGGAAATTTAGATCCAGAGGTTTCTGAAGGCATTTTCAAATTATTTACTGACATCAACAAAAGTGGTACTGCAATATTGATGGGAACACATGACCATAGTTTTTTAGACACTCACCCTTCGAGAGTATTAAAATGCCAGCAAGGCAAATTACTAGATTCTAAAAAAGAAGATTTTGATTTTAAAAGTAACTATTAA
- a CDS encoding fructose-6-phosphate aldolase has protein sequence MYIIKVKGKAKIPDYIQLRDDDFVLIAYFRADRPLKNLDKYGLEGKEDALQEVINQLPFGKIQALDI, from the coding sequence ATGTATATTATAAAAGTAAAAGGCAAAGCAAAAATTCCGGATTACATCCAACTTAGGGATGATGATTTTGTATTAATTGCTTATTTTAGAGCCGACCGTCCATTGAAAAATTTAGATAAATATGGATTGGAAGGCAAGGAAGATGCCTTGCAAGAAGTTATAAATCAGTTACCTTTCGGTAAAATTCAAGCTTTGGATATTTAA
- the fsa gene encoding fructose-6-phosphate aldolase: protein MKFFIDTANLDEIREAYDMGVLDGVTTNPSLMAKEGITGDAKIKAHYKAICDIVDNNVSAEVIATDYETMLKEGRELAAIDDKIVVKVPMIKDGIKAIKQFSSEGIRTNCTLVFSAGQALLAAKAGASYVSPFIGRLDDISTDGLSLIEDIIRIYDNYAYETEVLAASVRHTMHLLECANMGADVATCPLKVITALLKHPLTDSGLAQFLADHKKGNQ, encoded by the coding sequence ATGAAATTTTTTATTGATACCGCCAATTTAGACGAAATCAGAGAAGCCTATGACATGGGCGTTTTGGATGGCGTAACCACCAATCCTAGCTTAATGGCTAAAGAAGGCATCACTGGAGATGCTAAAATCAAAGCTCACTACAAAGCTATTTGCGATATTGTTGACAATAACGTAAGTGCTGAAGTAATTGCTACCGATTATGAAACCATGTTGAAAGAAGGCAGAGAATTAGCTGCAATCGATGACAAAATCGTAGTAAAAGTACCGATGATTAAAGATGGAATTAAAGCTATCAAGCAATTCTCTTCGGAAGGTATCAGAACAAACTGCACATTAGTTTTCTCCGCTGGTCAGGCACTGTTAGCTGCTAAAGCAGGAGCTTCTTACGTTTCTCCATTTATCGGACGTTTAGATGATATTTCTACTGACGGATTAAGCTTAATAGAAGACATTATCCGTATTTATGATAATTATGCGTATGAAACTGAGGTTTTAGCCGCTTCTGTTCGTCACACCATGCATTTATTAGAATGTGCAAATATGGGAGCTGATGTAGCTACTTGCCCATTGAAAGTAATCACAGCATTATTAAAACATCCATTAACTGATTCTGGTTTAGCTCAATTCTTAGCAGATCATAAGAAAGGAAATCAATAA
- a CDS encoding type II toxin-antitoxin system PemK/MazF family toxin, with protein sequence MYQSGDILLVPFPFTNQSGNKVRPVLVIADSDAINQPNDILTVMISTQDKSSGIKIKMDNEFLSIPLKKDNNFIYCNKICVLEESIVRKKISRISDFSLFNQVINSIKGYLLMK encoded by the coding sequence TTGTACCAATCAGGAGATATTTTATTAGTTCCTTTCCCATTCACAAATCAATCTGGCAATAAAGTAAGGCCAGTATTGGTTATTGCAGACTCTGATGCAATTAATCAACCTAATGATATCCTGACAGTGATGATTTCAACTCAAGATAAATCCAGTGGTATTAAAATAAAAATGGACAATGAATTCCTTTCAATACCCTTGAAAAAGGATAACAATTTCATCTATTGTAATAAAATTTGTGTTTTAGAGGAATCAATCGTTAGAAAAAAAATCTCAAGAATTTCTGATTTTAGTCTGTTTAATCAAGTGATTAATTCTATCAAAGGGTATTTACTAATGAAATAA
- a CDS encoding alkene reductase, which translates to MDDNQALLKPIKLGDLTLKNRVIMAPMTRSRADNPGKVPTADLQGKYYQQRASAGLIITEGSQVSEKAVGYVNTPGIHTKEQTEGWKEVTKMVHDEGGKIFIQLWHVGRISHPDFHNGDLPHAPSALNPEAKAYTPDGFKDTVTPKEMTVEDIKQTIQDFKNAAKNAWEAGFDGVEIHSSNGYLLHQFFSSTSNKRTDIYGGYKQNRARILFEIIDEIKTVMPENRIGLRLNPSLHGIFGMTLNEETIPTFDHIIEKLNNYDLAYLHLSEPFNDVSDVEHAETEIAKRYRPVYEGNLMINAHFDQQKGNKVIEDGDADMVAYGKPYVSNPDLVERFAAHAELAEWDSDTFYTPGHKGYTDYPKMEKEVKV; encoded by the coding sequence ATGGATGATAATCAAGCATTATTAAAACCAATAAAATTAGGAGATTTAACTTTAAAAAATAGAGTCATCATGGCTCCGATGACGAGAAGTCGTGCTGATAATCCTGGTAAAGTACCTACAGCAGATTTACAAGGAAAATATTATCAGCAAAGAGCTTCTGCTGGACTAATCATTACCGAAGGTTCCCAAGTTTCTGAAAAGGCAGTGGGTTATGTGAACACACCAGGGATTCACACTAAAGAACAAACTGAAGGCTGGAAAGAAGTGACTAAAATGGTGCATGATGAAGGCGGAAAAATATTCATCCAACTGTGGCATGTAGGAAGAATATCGCACCCAGATTTTCATAATGGAGATTTACCGCATGCTCCTTCTGCTTTAAACCCAGAGGCTAAAGCTTATACTCCTGATGGATTTAAAGATACAGTTACTCCAAAGGAGATGACTGTAGAGGATATCAAACAAACCATTCAGGACTTCAAAAATGCAGCAAAAAATGCTTGGGAAGCAGGTTTTGATGGAGTAGAAATCCATTCTTCCAATGGTTATTTATTGCACCAATTCTTTAGCTCTACTTCCAATAAAAGAACAGATATTTATGGTGGTTACAAACAAAATAGAGCCAGAATTCTCTTTGAAATCATAGATGAAATCAAAACTGTAATGCCTGAAAATAGAATTGGATTGAGATTAAATCCTTCCTTGCATGGAATATTTGGTATGACCTTAAATGAGGAAACTATTCCAACATTTGATCATATCATTGAAAAACTGAATAATTATGATTTGGCTTATTTACATCTTTCAGAACCATTCAATGATGTATCTGATGTGGAGCATGCCGAAACAGAAATAGCCAAAAGATATCGGCCAGTCTATGAAGGTAATTTGATGATTAACGCTCATTTTGATCAACAGAAAGGCAATAAAGTAATTGAAGATGGAGATGCGGATATGGTAGCTTATGGAAAACCATATGTTTCCAATCCTGATTTGGTGGAGCGATTTGCTGCCCATGCAGAATTAGCAGAATGGGATAGCGATACTTTTTACACACCAGGGCATAAAGGCTATACGGATTATCCGAAAATGGAGAAGGAAGTGAAAGTTTAA
- a CDS encoding RNA polymerase sigma factor — protein MSEENYFKNIYLSQKNKLFRFGFFFLKDEEEAKDATQEALIKIWDKRGDWDSVENPEAWGMQIVKNICLDRLRKKKTVQKHQDSLKLEKTFGQDPSTISLWQDQWKIMQEVMEQLSEKQKTVFILREVEGNSYQEIAETLEISEAQVKSDLFRSRKFLKESMQKINDHGIRKTRTMA, from the coding sequence ATGAGCGAAGAAAACTACTTTAAAAATATCTACCTGAGCCAGAAAAATAAGCTCTTCCGCTTTGGCTTCTTCTTTTTGAAAGATGAGGAGGAGGCTAAGGATGCGACTCAAGAAGCTTTGATCAAGATTTGGGATAAGAGAGGTGATTGGGATTCGGTGGAAAACCCAGAAGCTTGGGGCATGCAAATTGTAAAGAACATTTGCTTAGATAGATTAAGGAAGAAAAAGACAGTCCAAAAGCATCAGGATTCGCTCAAATTAGAGAAGACTTTTGGGCAAGATCCCAGCACAATTTCTCTTTGGCAAGACCAATGGAAAATTATGCAGGAAGTGATGGAGCAGTTGAGCGAAAAGCAAAAAACAGTATTCATTTTAAGAGAGGTAGAAGGAAATAGTTATCAAGAAATAGCAGAAACTTTGGAGATATCCGAAGCACAAGTGAAATCTGACCTTTTCCGCTCTAGAAAATTTTTGAAAGAAAGCATGCAAAAAATAAATGACCATGGCATTAGAAAAACTCGAACAATGGCTTGA
- a CDS encoding DUF4252 domain-containing protein yields MKKIGLIVVLALLSIAAQAQNSEFMKFYNKYSSDETFTIVSVNQRMIELFSNFEVEGEEEEAMKKAVSGLKGIKLIANSKTSNGAALFSEANAAFLKGYDELMTVRDGDSDIRFLIQEKGGLVNELVMLVGSDSSFVAASIFGEIDLKQMSKMAKGLNISGMENLEQLENMEDEQK; encoded by the coding sequence ATGAAAAAGATAGGATTAATAGTTGTATTAGCTTTATTAAGCATAGCAGCACAAGCACAAAATAGTGAATTCATGAAATTTTATAATAAATACTCAAGTGATGAGACATTTACAATAGTTTCAGTGAATCAACGAATGATTGAATTATTCTCCAATTTTGAAGTGGAGGGAGAAGAGGAGGAAGCCATGAAAAAAGCAGTTTCAGGTTTGAAAGGAATTAAATTAATTGCCAATAGTAAAACTAGTAACGGTGCTGCTTTATTTTCAGAAGCAAATGCAGCATTTTTGAAAGGCTACGATGAATTGATGACGGTAAGAGATGGTGATTCTGATATCCGATTCTTAATTCAAGAAAAAGGTGGCTTAGTGAATGAGTTGGTAATGCTAGTAGGAAGTGACAGCAGTTTTGTAGCGGCTAGTATTTTCGGTGAAATTGACTTAAAGCAAATGTCTAAAATGGCTAAGGGGCTTAATATTTCAGGGATGGAAAACCTGGAGCAGCTTGAAAACATGGAGGATGAACAGAAATAA